In a single window of the Dama dama isolate Ldn47 chromosome 33, ASM3311817v1, whole genome shotgun sequence genome:
- the G6PC2 gene encoding glucose-6-phosphatase 2, translated as MDFLHRNGVLIIQHLQKDYRAYYNFLNFMSNVGDPRNIFSIYFPLWFQLNQTVGTKMIWVAVIGDWFNLIFKWILFGHRPYWWVQETQIYPNHSSPCLEQFPTTCETGPGSPSGHAMGSSCVWYVMVTAALSHTISQMDKSFITLHRLTWSFLWSLFWLIQISVCISRVFIATHFPHQVILGVIGGVLVAEVFEYTPGIQTASLSAYLKTNLFLFLFALGFYLLLRLLDIDLLWSVPIAKKWCANPDWIHIDTTPFAGLVRNLGVLFGLGFAIHSEMFLRSCQGENGYRLSFRLLCALASLTTLQLYHFIKIPTDTEYLFYVLSFCKSASIPLTVVALIPYCIHMLMKPSAKKLN; from the exons ATGGATTTCCTTCATAGGAATGGAGTGCTCATTATTCAGCATTTGCAGAAGGACTACCGAGCTTACtacaattttctaaattttatgtcCAATGTTGGAGATCCCCGGAatatcttttctatttattttccacTTTGGTTTCAACTTAATCAGACAGTTGGAACTAAGATGATATGGGTAGCAGTCATTGGGGATTGGttcaatcttatttttaaatg GATATTATTTGGTCATCGGCCTTACTGGTGGGTCCAAGAAACTCAGATTTACCCAAATCACTCAAGTCCATGCCTTGAACAGTTCCCCACTACATGCGAAACTGGTCCAG GAAGTCCATCTGGCCATGCAATGGGTTCATCGTGTGTCTGGTATGTCATGGTGACAGCAGCCCTGAGCCACACCATCAGTCAGATGGACAAGTCTTTTATCACTCTGCACAG ACTGACTTGGTCATTTCTTTGGAGTCTTTTTTGGTTGATTCAAATCAGTGTCTGCATCTCCAGAGTATTCATAGCAACACATTTTCCTCATCAAGTTATTCTTGGAGTAATTGGTG GCGTCCTGGTAGCGGAGGTCTTTGAATACACTCCAGGTATCCAAACAGCCAGCCTGAGCGCATACCTGAAGACCAATCTGTTCCTCTTCCTGTTTGCACTTGGCTTTTACCTGCTTCTCAGACTTCTTGACATTGACCTGCTGTGGTCCGTGCCCATAGCCAAGAAATGGTGTGCCAACCCCGACTGGATCCACATTGACACCACGCCTTTTGCCGGACTTGTGAGAAACCTTGGGGTCCTCTTTGGCTTGGGCTTTGCGATTCACTCAGAGATGTTCCTCAGGAGCTGTCAAGGAGAAAACGGCTACAGGCTGAGCTTCCGGCTGCTCTGTGCCCTGGCCTCGTTGACCACCCTGCAGCTCTACCATTTCATCAAGATCCCCACTGACACCGAGTATTTGTTTTACGTGCTGTCTTTCTGTAAAAGTGCGTCCATCCCACTGACTGTGGTTGCCCTGATTCCATACTGTATTCATATGTTAATGAAACCAAGTGCAAAAAAGCTTAATTAG